One Armatimonadota bacterium DNA segment encodes these proteins:
- a CDS encoding PASTA domain-containing protein — protein sequence MIASGRVVAGRYEILDRISEGGMATVYRARRLTDGAVVALKVLREQFSGDAEFVERFQREARAVSQLRHPCMVEIYDSGADGPVHYIAMEYVEGSNLKEYLRREGRLSPERALQIAAQVADALAHAHAHGIVHRDVKPQNILLTADGRVKVTDFGIARALSAATITHTGTVLGSVQYLSPEQARGAAVGEAADLYALGVVLYEMVTGRLPFEDDAPIALALAHIHRDPPPPRMLVPDLPERVEGIILRALRKAPAERYRSAGEMRSDLLGQSDLWRLPPPQPAAGPAPAPPRRMPASVIVGASAVVLAVGLWLGWRALAGYLTVPEVTVPDFVGQPLEVAEQMAQQAGLRLLVAEQVHSATAPPHTVVSQDQPPGKVVKRGRVVRVTTSLGAEVVVVPDVEGRSLQEARLLIDQARLRIGELREAFDEQVAGGFVLAQDPQPGARVERGRAINLVVSKGPQRLTMPALIGRPLPEARRLLQEMGITLAEVRTATRADVDPGTVVEQSPAAGTRMRAQDPVAVTVAVRPGQEDVPPTTPVVTAQAQPGAADEKVTLVQVVVPAGDPAQEVRIVVVDETGVRELLRQPFAPGDRVAETVRSRGYTIIQVYLQGRLVQEIRP from the coding sequence GTGATCGCCAGCGGACGGGTGGTGGCGGGGCGGTACGAGATCCTCGACCGCATCAGCGAGGGCGGGATGGCCACGGTCTACCGCGCCCGCCGGCTCACCGACGGTGCCGTGGTGGCGCTGAAGGTCCTGCGGGAGCAGTTCAGCGGCGACGCCGAGTTCGTGGAGCGGTTCCAGCGCGAGGCACGGGCCGTCAGCCAGCTGCGCCACCCGTGCATGGTCGAGATCTACGACAGCGGCGCCGACGGCCCGGTGCACTACATCGCCATGGAGTACGTGGAGGGCTCCAACCTCAAAGAGTACCTTCGCCGGGAGGGGCGCCTCAGCCCCGAGCGGGCCCTGCAGATCGCCGCCCAGGTCGCCGACGCCCTCGCCCACGCCCACGCCCACGGCATCGTCCACCGGGACGTCAAGCCCCAGAACATCCTGCTCACCGCCGATGGCCGGGTGAAGGTCACCGACTTCGGCATCGCCCGCGCCCTCAGCGCGGCCACCATCACCCACACCGGGACGGTGCTGGGCTCGGTCCAGTACCTGTCCCCCGAGCAGGCCCGGGGCGCTGCCGTGGGGGAGGCCGCCGACCTGTACGCCCTGGGGGTTGTCCTCTACGAGATGGTGACCGGCCGGCTGCCGTTCGAGGACGACGCGCCCATCGCCCTGGCCCTGGCCCACATCCACCGCGATCCCCCTCCGCCGCGCATGCTGGTGCCCGACCTGCCCGAGCGGGTGGAGGGAATCATCCTCCGGGCCCTGCGCAAGGCGCCCGCGGAGCGGTACCGTTCCGCGGGCGAGATGCGGTCGGACCTGCTGGGCCAGTCGGACCTCTGGCGCCTCCCCCCTCCGCAGCCGGCCGCAGGACCCGCGCCCGCGCCGCCCCGCCGGATGCCGGCGTCGGTGATCGTCGGCGCGTCGGCGGTGGTCCTGGCCGTCGGTCTGTGGCTGGGCTGGCGCGCCCTGGCGGGCTACCTGACCGTGCCCGAAGTGACGGTGCCGGATTTCGTGGGCCAGCCCCTGGAGGTGGCCGAGCAGATGGCCCAGCAGGCCGGCCTGCGGCTGCTGGTCGCCGAGCAGGTCCACAGCGCCACCGCGCCCCCGCACACCGTGGTGTCCCAGGACCAACCGCCCGGCAAGGTGGTCAAGCGCGGGCGGGTGGTGCGGGTGACCACCAGCTTGGGGGCCGAGGTGGTGGTGGTCCCGGATGTGGAGGGGCGGTCGCTGCAGGAGGCGCGCCTGCTCATCGATCAGGCGCGATTGCGCATCGGCGAGCTGCGGGAGGCGTTTGACGAGCAGGTCGCGGGCGGCTTCGTCCTCGCCCAGGACCCGCAGCCCGGGGCCCGGGTGGAGCGCGGGCGCGCCATCAACCTGGTGGTGAGCAAGGGGCCCCAGCGGCTGACGATGCCCGCCCTGATCGGCCGCCCCCTGCCCGAGGCCCGCCGCCTGTTGCAGGAGATGGGGATCACCCTGGCCGAGGTGCGCACCGCTACCCGCGCGGACGTGGACCCCGGGACGGTGGTGGAGCAGTCGCCGGCAGCCGGCACCCGGATGCGCGCCCAGGACCCGGTGGCGGTGACCGTGGCGGTGCGCCCGGGGCAGGAGGATGTGCCCCCCACGACGCCGGTGGTGACCGCCCAGGCCCAACCCGGCGCGGCCGACGAGAAGGTGACCCTGGTGCAGGTGGTGGTGCCCGCCGGCGATCCCGCCCAGGAGGTGCGGATCGTGGTGGTGGACGAAACCGGAGTGCGGGAGCTCCTGCGCCAGCCGTTCGCGCCAGGCGACCGGGTGGCCGAGACCGTGCGCTCGCGGGGCTACACCATCATCCAGGTGTACCTGCAGGGGCGCCTGGTGCAGGAGATCCGACCGTGA
- the fmt gene encoding methionyl-tRNA formyltransferase: MTPSSAAGSGRLRVVFFGTPQFAVPSLQALAAEAHVAVVVTQPDRPRGRGRVVEPPPVARAARDLGLPVMQPVRLRDPQVVERLRTAGADLHVTVAYGRIIPPEILALPPRGSINVHPSLLPRHRGASPIQAALLAGDAETGVTVLYQTPEMDAGDIILQRRVPIAPDDTARTLEARLAREAAEALVEAVRLIAAGTAPRRPQDPAAATYAGKLRKEDGRVEWTRPAVELARLVRAMDPWPSAFTWHRGRLLKIWRAQPVEASGPPGTVVEVRPGDGIVVACGQGGLLITEVQPEGRRRMTADEYVRGSRLAAGERLGEGAGALDEGNAGTRASPG; encoded by the coding sequence ATGACCCCCTCCTCCGCCGCCGGCTCGGGCCGGCTGCGCGTGGTGTTCTTCGGCACTCCGCAGTTTGCGGTTCCCTCCCTGCAGGCCCTGGCGGCGGAGGCCCACGTGGCCGTCGTGGTCACCCAGCCGGACCGACCCCGGGGCCGCGGCCGCGTGGTGGAACCTCCCCCGGTGGCCCGGGCCGCGCGGGACCTGGGTCTGCCGGTGATGCAGCCCGTCCGCCTGCGCGACCCCCAGGTGGTGGAGCGGCTGCGGACGGCGGGGGCGGACCTGCACGTCACCGTGGCATACGGGCGGATCATTCCGCCGGAGATCCTCGCCCTGCCGCCCCGCGGCAGCATCAACGTGCACCCTTCCCTCCTCCCGCGCCACCGGGGGGCCTCGCCGATCCAGGCGGCCCTCCTGGCCGGGGACGCCGAGACCGGCGTGACGGTCCTGTACCAGACCCCCGAGATGGATGCTGGAGACATCATTCTTCAGCGCCGGGTGCCCATCGCGCCGGACGACACGGCCCGCACCCTGGAGGCCCGCCTGGCCCGGGAGGCGGCGGAGGCGCTGGTGGAGGCGGTGCGCCTGATCGCCGCCGGGACAGCCCCGCGGCGGCCGCAGGATCCTGCGGCGGCCACGTATGCCGGCAAGTTGCGCAAGGAGGACGGCCGCGTGGAGTGGACGCGCCCCGCCGTGGAGCTGGCCCGCCTGGTGCGCGCCATGGATCCGTGGCCGTCCGCGTTCACCTGGCACCGGGGGCGGCTGCTGAAGATCTGGCGGGCACAGCCGGTGGAGGCCTCCGGCCCGCCGGGCACCGTGGTGGAGGTGCGCCCGGGCGACGGAATCGTGGTGGCCTGCGGACAGGGCGGGCTGCTGATCACCGAGGTGCAGCCCGAAGGACGGCGGCGCATGACGGCCGACGAGTACGTGCGGGGCAGCCGCCTGGCGGCGGGGGAGCGGCTGGGCGAGGGTGCGGGAGCGCTGGACGAGGGGAACGCGGGAACGCGGGCGTCTCCCGGATAG
- the rpe gene encoding ribulose-phosphate 3-epimerase has translation MRSARVEIAASILAADFARLGEQVAAAERGGADAIHVDVMDGRFVPEITVGPVVIEAVRRSTRLPVDVHLMVVEPERHVDACIRSGATSVTVHQEATVHLHRVITHIKERGARAAVALNPGTPVGAVEPLLPVLDMVLLMTVDPGYAGQRFLPLVLPKIRQLREWVRSRDLSLRVQVDGGITPETAGQAVSAGADVLVAASAIFQSPEGVEAALARLRRAVRAAEGE, from the coding sequence GTGAGGTCCGCCCGGGTGGAGATCGCAGCCAGCATCCTGGCGGCCGATTTTGCCCGGTTGGGCGAGCAGGTGGCCGCCGCGGAGCGGGGCGGGGCCGACGCCATCCACGTGGATGTCATGGACGGCCGGTTCGTGCCCGAGATCACCGTGGGCCCGGTGGTCATCGAAGCGGTCCGGCGCAGCACCCGCCTGCCGGTGGATGTGCACCTGATGGTGGTCGAGCCCGAGCGCCACGTGGACGCGTGCATCCGCAGCGGGGCCACCTCGGTGACGGTGCACCAGGAGGCCACCGTGCACCTGCACCGGGTGATCACCCACATCAAGGAGCGGGGAGCGCGGGCGGCGGTGGCCCTCAACCCGGGCACTCCCGTGGGGGCGGTGGAACCCCTGCTGCCGGTGCTCGACATGGTGCTGCTGATGACGGTGGACCCCGGCTATGCCGGGCAGCGGTTCCTTCCCCTGGTCCTGCCGAAGATCCGCCAGCTGCGCGAGTGGGTCCGGTCCCGCGACCTCTCCCTGCGGGTGCAGGTGGACGGCGGGATCACCCCCGAGACGGCGGGGCAGGCTGTCTCCGCCGGGGCCGACGTCCTGGTGGCGGCGTCGGCCATCTTCCAGAGTCCGGAGGGTGTGGAGGCCGCCCTGGCGCGGCTGCGCCGGGCGGTGCGGGCTGCGGAGGGAGAATGA
- the priA gene encoding primosomal protein N', with translation MASPPFADVALNVPLRAGDRVWTFAVPESVRPHLRVGTAVWVPLGRAQALGFVVRFTSAAPARPRPIAAVEDRLPVLPEDLVALAWWMAERYVCSVGEAIAAMVPPPRAGLRRRSDPAPVYAPSGEPSSGDPPGVLPLLEAQGARVAVVGEEGRFDAYAAAVRATLDEGRGVIVLTPEVAQAERLAPWLARRAGVPAGLLTGAVGDGARWSLWRSLLAGHPRLVVGTRLAVFAPVPDLGLIVVEQEDDTSYKEEREPRYHARAVAEARADLAGARVVLGSPAPSLEVMAAVRQGRLAAVTAPGSERVPVVVADVRAEAAALGGLLSRRLYQALARTLPAGRATIFVPRRGYADFLLCHECGAVPRCPQCGVAYTYHRERVRPAPAVRLACHLCGRHEGVPEVCPACGGVQMRPHGVGTERVEAALRRLFSGVPVFRLDTESAPTEEAQQQIWSRFARRGGLLVGTQLLVRGVGHVRSAVVGAVGVDAALHLPDIRAAERTYQTLVRLRRLALEEMIVQTFHPTHPVWLALTQDDPDRFYRAELEARERFGYPPARPLINVLLSCPQAGAAREAAQVVADALAPAADVLGPSPAPGGRRRGRVRWQLLIKERDPARARRILADLLTSRRLPRAVAVTVDADPLDLF, from the coding sequence GTGGCTTCCCCGCCGTTTGCCGACGTCGCCCTCAACGTTCCCCTGCGGGCCGGCGATCGGGTGTGGACGTTCGCCGTGCCCGAGTCCGTGCGGCCGCACCTGAGAGTCGGAACGGCGGTCTGGGTCCCCCTGGGACGCGCCCAGGCCCTGGGGTTTGTGGTCCGGTTCACCTCCGCCGCCCCCGCCCGGCCCCGGCCGATCGCCGCCGTGGAAGATCGCCTGCCGGTCCTTCCCGAGGACCTGGTGGCCCTGGCGTGGTGGATGGCCGAGCGCTACGTGTGCAGCGTGGGCGAGGCGATCGCCGCCATGGTGCCGCCTCCGCGGGCCGGCCTGCGCCGGCGGTCGGATCCGGCGCCGGTGTATGCCCCCTCCGGGGAACCGTCATCCGGCGATCCCCCGGGCGTGCTGCCCCTGCTGGAGGCACAGGGTGCCCGGGTTGCCGTGGTCGGAGAGGAGGGCCGGTTCGACGCCTACGCGGCCGCCGTGCGGGCGACGCTGGATGAGGGCCGGGGGGTCATCGTCCTGACCCCGGAGGTGGCCCAGGCCGAGCGTCTGGCGCCGTGGCTGGCCAGGCGGGCAGGGGTTCCCGCGGGGCTGCTCACGGGGGCCGTGGGGGACGGCGCCCGCTGGAGCCTGTGGCGCAGCCTGCTGGCTGGCCACCCGCGCCTCGTGGTGGGCACGCGCCTGGCCGTCTTCGCGCCGGTGCCTGACCTCGGCCTGATCGTGGTGGAGCAGGAAGATGACACCTCCTACAAGGAAGAGCGGGAGCCCCGCTACCACGCCCGCGCCGTCGCCGAGGCGCGGGCGGACCTGGCCGGCGCGCGGGTGGTCCTGGGCTCGCCGGCGCCGTCCCTGGAGGTGATGGCCGCCGTCCGGCAGGGCCGTCTGGCGGCGGTGACGGCGCCAGGGAGCGAGCGCGTCCCGGTGGTCGTGGCTGACGTCCGCGCCGAGGCGGCGGCCCTGGGCGGGCTTCTGTCCCGCCGCCTGTACCAGGCGCTGGCGCGGACGCTGCCGGCCGGACGGGCCACCATCTTCGTCCCCCGCCGGGGATACGCCGACTTCCTCCTGTGCCACGAGTGCGGGGCGGTGCCGCGCTGCCCCCAGTGCGGGGTGGCGTACACGTACCACCGCGAGCGGGTGCGTCCGGCGCCCGCGGTCCGGCTGGCCTGTCACCTGTGCGGCCGCCACGAAGGCGTGCCCGAGGTGTGTCCCGCCTGCGGGGGTGTGCAGATGCGCCCTCACGGGGTGGGCACCGAGCGCGTGGAGGCCGCCCTCCGCCGGCTGTTCTCGGGCGTGCCGGTGTTTCGCCTCGACACCGAGTCCGCCCCCACCGAGGAGGCTCAGCAGCAGATCTGGAGCCGGTTCGCGCGGCGCGGCGGCCTTCTGGTCGGCACCCAGCTGCTGGTCCGGGGCGTGGGCCACGTCCGGTCCGCCGTGGTGGGGGCCGTGGGGGTGGATGCGGCCCTGCACCTGCCCGACATCCGCGCGGCCGAGCGGACCTACCAGACGCTGGTCCGGTTGCGGCGCCTGGCCCTCGAGGAGATGATCGTCCAGACGTTTCACCCCACCCATCCGGTCTGGCTGGCCCTGACCCAGGACGACCCCGACCGGTTCTACCGGGCGGAACTGGAGGCGCGGGAGCGGTTTGGCTATCCACCCGCCCGGCCGTTGATCAACGTGCTCCTGAGCTGCCCGCAGGCGGGTGCGGCGCGGGAGGCGGCCCAGGTCGTCGCCGACGCCCTGGCCCCCGCCGCAGACGTGCTGGGCCCGTCGCCCGCCCCGGGGGGGCGACGGCGGGGCCGCGTGCGCTGGCAGCTCCTGATCAAAGAGCGCGACCCCGCCCGGGCCCGCCGCATCCTGGCCGACCTGCTGACGTCCCGCCGGCTGCCCCGGGCCGTCGCGGTGACGGTGGACGCCGACCCGCTCGACCTGTTCTGA
- a CDS encoding flavoprotein, with protein sequence MTAGRLAGRVVVVGVTGGVAAFKAAHVVSGLRKLGAEVHVAMTPAATHFVSPLTFRTLSQHPVVTEMWEPDLPHPEPHLWLGDHAHLVAVVPATAHTLAKLALGLADDVVAALVLATRAPVLVAPAMAPSMYEHPATQQHLQTLRQRGVRVLGPVVGWLASGQEGMGRMVEPQVILDEICAILERR encoded by the coding sequence ATGACCGCCGGCCGGCTGGCGGGACGGGTGGTGGTGGTCGGCGTCACCGGAGGTGTCGCGGCGTTCAAGGCCGCGCACGTGGTCAGCGGCCTGCGCAAGCTCGGGGCAGAGGTGCACGTGGCCATGACTCCGGCCGCCACACACTTTGTCTCCCCCCTCACCTTCCGCACCCTGTCCCAGCATCCGGTGGTCACGGAGATGTGGGAACCCGACCTGCCCCATCCCGAGCCCCACCTGTGGCTGGGAGACCACGCCCACCTGGTTGCGGTGGTGCCGGCGACGGCTCACACCCTGGCCAAGCTGGCCCTGGGGCTGGCCGATGACGTGGTCGCCGCCCTGGTCCTGGCCACCCGCGCGCCGGTCCTGGTGGCTCCGGCCATGGCGCCGTCCATGTACGAGCACCCGGCGACCCAGCAGCACCTGCAGACCCTGCGCCAGCGCGGGGTGCGGGTCCTGGGCCCCGTGGTGGGCTGGCTGGCCTCCGGCCAGGAGGGGATGGGGCGGATGGTGGAGCCCCAGGTCATCCTGGACGAGATCTGCGCGATCCTGGAGCGCCGGTAG
- a CDS encoding zinc metallopeptidase: MIVLLPAIALALYAHWRVQSTFRRYAGVPAATGYTGAQVAAELLRRAGVAGVRIEPVGGLLADHYDPARKVLRLSPDVYSGNSLAALGVAAHEAGHALQDREGYAPLRLRTAIVPAATLGTNAAWILFMIGLFAGLPRLMDLGILLFLGYIAYALVTLPVEFDASRRAVALLQGHGFVLPQEAQGVRAVLQAAALTYVAAATMAILQLVRLLLIRQASREE; this comes from the coding sequence ATGATTGTTCTGCTGCCGGCGATTGCGCTGGCGCTGTACGCCCACTGGCGCGTGCAGTCCACCTTCCGCCGGTACGCGGGCGTGCCGGCGGCCACCGGCTATACCGGCGCCCAGGTGGCGGCCGAGCTGCTGCGCCGTGCCGGTGTGGCCGGCGTCCGCATCGAGCCGGTGGGTGGCCTCCTGGCCGACCACTATGACCCCGCCCGCAAGGTCCTGCGGCTGTCGCCGGACGTCTACAGCGGCAACTCGCTGGCCGCGCTGGGGGTGGCGGCCCACGAGGCCGGCCACGCCCTCCAGGACCGGGAGGGCTACGCCCCGCTGCGGCTGCGGACCGCCATCGTGCCCGCGGCGACCCTGGGGACCAACGCGGCGTGGATCCTGTTCATGATCGGCCTGTTTGCCGGCCTGCCGCGGCTGATGGACCTGGGGATCCTGCTGTTCCTGGGCTACATCGCCTACGCGCTCGTCACCCTGCCGGTGGAGTTTGACGCCAGCCGCCGGGCCGTGGCGCTGCTGCAGGGCCACGGGTTCGTGCTGCCCCAGGAAGCCCAGGGCGTCCGCGCGGTGCTCCAGGCTGCGGCCCTGACCTACGTGGCCGCCGCCACCATGGCGATCCTGCAGCTGGTCCGGCTGCTCCTGATCCGCCAGGCGTCCCGGGAGGAGTGA
- the rsmB gene encoding 16S rRNA (cytosine(967)-C(5))-methyltransferase RsmB yields the protein MGRAVPARRPPASPAREVAAQVLARVDSTGAYSTLLLHHALARAGLGPADAALATEIVQGTLRWQARVDWTLAAVVRYPLAELPPPIRAILRASVYQLLFLDRVPAHAVVSDAVTLARAHGHAGVAALVNAVLRRVAARGERPLPEDPIGRLALEYSHPRWLVERWVQRLGPEETAQLCRANNTPPPLAVRVNVLARTPDEVAAQLASTGVRVQPTVLAEGLILDGPAGPRRRLVEEGILMVQDLGAMLVTHLLDPQPGETIIDACAAPGGKTTHIAERQGDRGRIIACDVHPGRLDLVRRRAQGRGLRSIEVVVADARALGARWPEAADRVLLDAPCSGLGVVRRRPEIKWRVRPADLPAHAARQLEMLRGACGAVRPGGVLLYSVCTTEPEEGPDVVAQFLRAHPDFVPDPDLPVPPGLPSGGDPPGSLTLWPHRHGTDGFYIARMRRLGSPRPAP from the coding sequence CTGGGACGCGCCGTCCCTGCGCGGCGACCTCCGGCCAGCCCGGCGCGCGAGGTCGCCGCGCAGGTTCTGGCGCGGGTTGACAGCACCGGAGCCTACAGCACCCTCCTCCTCCACCACGCCCTGGCCCGGGCGGGGCTGGGGCCGGCCGACGCCGCCCTGGCCACCGAGATCGTCCAGGGCACGCTGCGCTGGCAGGCGCGGGTGGACTGGACGCTGGCCGCGGTCGTCCGCTACCCGCTGGCCGAGCTGCCGCCGCCGATCCGGGCGATCCTCCGCGCCTCGGTCTACCAGCTGCTGTTCTTGGACCGCGTCCCCGCCCACGCCGTCGTGTCCGACGCGGTGACCCTGGCCCGCGCCCACGGGCACGCCGGCGTGGCCGCCCTGGTCAACGCCGTCCTGCGGCGGGTGGCGGCCCGGGGGGAGCGTCCCCTGCCCGAGGATCCCATCGGGCGCCTGGCCCTCGAGTACTCCCACCCACGGTGGCTGGTGGAGCGGTGGGTACAGCGCCTGGGCCCCGAGGAGACCGCGCAGCTGTGTCGGGCCAACAACACTCCGCCTCCGCTGGCGGTGCGGGTGAACGTCCTGGCCCGCACCCCTGACGAGGTCGCCGCCCAGCTGGCCTCCACCGGCGTCCGCGTTCAGCCCACGGTCCTGGCCGAGGGCCTGATCCTCGACGGCCCCGCCGGGCCCCGACGCCGGCTGGTGGAGGAGGGCATCCTCATGGTCCAGGATCTGGGAGCGATGCTGGTGACGCACCTGCTGGACCCGCAGCCCGGCGAGACCATCATCGACGCCTGCGCGGCGCCGGGCGGCAAGACCACCCACATCGCCGAGCGGCAGGGTGATCGCGGCCGGATCATCGCGTGCGACGTGCATCCCGGCCGGCTGGACCTGGTGCGGCGGCGGGCGCAGGGGCGGGGGCTGCGCAGCATCGAGGTGGTGGTGGCCGATGCCCGCGCCCTGGGAGCCCGCTGGCCAGAGGCGGCCGATCGGGTCCTGCTGGACGCTCCGTGCTCCGGGCTGGGAGTCGTGCGGCGGCGGCCGGAGATCAAGTGGCGCGTGCGGCCCGCCGACCTCCCCGCCCACGCCGCCCGGCAGCTGGAGATGCTGCGGGGAGCCTGCGGTGCCGTGCGCCCCGGCGGTGTGCTACTCTACAGCGTGTGCACCACCGAGCCTGAGGAGGGACCGGACGTGGTGGCCCAGTTCCTGCGGGCGCACCCCGACTTCGTGCCGGATCCGGACCTGCCCGTCCCGCCCGGGCTGCCGTCCGGCGGCGACCCGCCGGGGTCGCTCACCCTGTGGCCGCACCGGCACGGCACCGACGGATTCTACATCGCCCGGATGCGCCGCCTGGGAAGCCCCCGTCCGGCGCCATGA
- the def gene encoding peptide deformylase, with the protein MKIVTVDSPQGAVLRRRARPVGRVTEQVRALMDEMFLTMRAAGGIGLAAPQVGVGLRVIVAEVDRRRVALADPVIVRAEGQEVGTEGCLSIPGVVAEVPRAARVTVRGKNRRGRGVTVTAEGLLSRVLQHEIDHLDGILFLDRVVDRSTIRQVGQTAEVEAAVSG; encoded by the coding sequence GTGAAGATCGTCACCGTCGACAGTCCCCAGGGGGCCGTCCTCCGGCGCCGCGCGCGGCCCGTCGGGCGGGTGACCGAGCAGGTGCGCGCGTTGATGGACGAGATGTTCCTGACCATGCGCGCGGCCGGGGGGATCGGCCTGGCGGCTCCGCAGGTGGGCGTCGGCCTGCGGGTGATCGTGGCCGAGGTGGACCGCCGCCGGGTGGCGCTGGCGGATCCTGTCATCGTGCGGGCCGAGGGCCAGGAGGTGGGGACCGAGGGCTGCCTGTCCATCCCCGGGGTGGTGGCCGAGGTCCCCCGCGCCGCCCGGGTGACCGTCCGGGGGAAGAACCGGCGCGGGCGCGGTGTCACCGTGACCGCCGAGGGGCTATTGAGCCGCGTGCTCCAGCACGAGATCGACCACCTGGACGGGATCCTGTTCCTGGACCGGGTGGTGGACCGGTCGACGATCCGCCAGGTGGGACAGACGGCCGAGGTGGAGGCCGCCGTCTCCGGATGA
- the rlmN gene encoding 23S rRNA (adenine(2503)-C(2))-methyltransferase RlmN has translation MTTAGPVDLTGLTLPEIQALLERWGEPPYRAAQLARWIYRRSATSWAEMTDLPAALRARLAGQCRLVVLHPVSVVSADGGDTLKYLLALPDGAAVETVFMRYRDGRRSVCVSTQVGCGMGCTFCATGLAGLIRNLTAGEIVDQVLAVQRLTGERPTHVVFMGMGEPLANYDATLRAVRVLNAPWGVGIGMRRMTVSTVGLVPQIRRLAAERLQLTLAVSLHAPTDDLRASLVPITRRWPVAELLDASRDYVAATGRRVTFEYVLLEGVNDHPAQAATLADLLRSRAAGLRASGEDVAQGFPVGRSEGPPGPRGWPFHVNLIPWNPVPDLPYRRPPRARVAAFARTLRRRGVPVTVRLERGVDIEAACGQLRRTRPVPPAPVGAEVSR, from the coding sequence ATGACCACCGCCGGCCCCGTGGACCTGACCGGACTGACCCTGCCGGAGATCCAGGCGCTCCTGGAGCGGTGGGGGGAGCCGCCCTACCGGGCGGCCCAGCTGGCCCGGTGGATCTACCGTCGGTCCGCCACGTCGTGGGCGGAGATGACGGACCTGCCCGCGGCCCTGCGGGCCCGTCTGGCCGGGCAGTGCCGCCTGGTGGTCCTGCACCCGGTGAGCGTGGTGTCCGCCGACGGAGGCGACACCCTCAAGTACCTGCTGGCTCTGCCCGACGGCGCCGCGGTGGAGACGGTGTTCATGCGGTACCGGGACGGCCGCCGCAGCGTGTGCGTGTCCACCCAGGTGGGGTGCGGCATGGGGTGCACCTTCTGCGCCACCGGCCTGGCCGGGCTGATCCGGAACCTGACCGCCGGGGAGATCGTCGACCAGGTGCTCGCCGTGCAGCGGCTCACCGGAGAGCGCCCGACCCACGTGGTGTTCATGGGCATGGGCGAACCGCTGGCCAACTACGACGCCACCCTGCGGGCGGTGCGGGTGCTCAACGCGCCGTGGGGAGTGGGCATCGGGATGCGCCGGATGACCGTGTCCACCGTGGGCCTGGTGCCCCAGATCCGCCGGCTGGCGGCCGAGCGCCTGCAGCTCACCCTGGCGGTCTCGCTGCACGCCCCCACCGACGATCTGCGGGCGTCCCTGGTGCCCATCACCCGCCGGTGGCCGGTGGCCGAGCTGCTGGACGCCAGCCGCGACTACGTGGCGGCCACGGGCCGCCGGGTGACCTTCGAGTACGTGCTGCTGGAGGGCGTCAACGACCACCCGGCCCAGGCGGCCACCCTCGCCGACCTGCTGCGCTCCCGGGCGGCGGGGCTGCGGGCGTCGGGCGAGGACGTCGCCCAGGGGTTTCCGGTGGGCCGCTCCGAGGGGCCGCCCGGCCCCCGCGGGTGGCCGTTCCACGTGAACCTGATCCCCTGGAACCCGGTGCCGGACCTCCCCTACCGGCGTCCGCCCCGCGCCCGCGTGGCGGCGTTCGCCCGCACCCTGCGGCGGCGGGGGGTGCCGGTGACGGTGCGCCTGGAGCGCGGGGTGGACATCGAGGCGGCGTGCGGCCAGCTGCGCCGCACGCGCCCGGTCCCGCCCGCTCCCGTGGGGGCGGAGGTGTCCCGGTGA